A genomic window from Cupriavidus metallidurans CH34 includes:
- a CDS encoding exodeoxyribonuclease III has protein sequence MLRIISANLNGIRSASKKGFFEWMGKQEADMVCVQELKAQEADMTEAFLAPHGYHGYFHYAEKKGYSGVGLYTRHKPERVIIGFGNTEFDAEGRYVEVQYPHLAVISVYVPSGSSSEERQQAKFRFMEAFLPHLLELKASGREIVLCGDVNIAHKEIDIKNWKGNLKNSGFLPEERAWIGELFDNHGYVDVFRQLDPRPEQYTWWSNRGQAYAKNVGWRIDYHLTTAKIAATAKATSIYKDEKFSDHAPLSIDYDFPL, from the coding sequence ATGTTACGGATTATCAGCGCCAACCTCAACGGCATCCGCTCCGCCTCCAAGAAAGGCTTCTTCGAGTGGATGGGCAAGCAGGAAGCGGACATGGTCTGCGTTCAGGAACTCAAGGCCCAGGAAGCCGACATGACCGAGGCGTTCCTGGCGCCACACGGCTATCACGGCTACTTCCACTATGCCGAGAAAAAAGGCTACAGCGGCGTGGGCCTCTATACCCGCCACAAGCCGGAGCGCGTGATCATCGGCTTCGGCAATACGGAGTTCGATGCTGAGGGTCGCTACGTCGAAGTGCAGTATCCGCACCTCGCCGTGATCTCGGTCTACGTGCCTTCCGGCTCAAGCTCGGAGGAGCGCCAGCAGGCCAAGTTCCGCTTTATGGAAGCCTTCCTGCCGCACCTGCTGGAGCTGAAAGCCAGCGGCCGCGAGATCGTGCTGTGCGGTGACGTGAACATCGCCCACAAGGAAATCGACATCAAGAACTGGAAGGGCAACCTGAAAAACTCCGGTTTCCTGCCCGAAGAGCGCGCCTGGATCGGCGAACTGTTCGACAACCACGGCTATGTCGACGTATTCCGCCAGCTGGACCCGCGCCCCGAACAGTACACATGGTGGAGCAACCGCGGTCAGGCGTACGCGAAGAACGTGGGGTGGCGCATCGATTACCACCTGACCACGGCGAAAATCGCGGCTACCGCCAAGGCTACGTCGATCTACAAGGACGAGAAGTTCAGCGACCACGCCCCGCTGTCGATCGATTACGATTTTCCGTTGTGA
- the metW gene encoding methionine biosynthesis protein MetW has product MNAASNPNILALRPDFRAIARWIEPNSTVLDAGCGDGSLLRVLQDELDVQAYGIEIRDEEVLACAQKGVHVIQQNLEGGLALFEDQSFDTVILSQTLQTIHNTAQVLRDTLRVGRECIVSFPNFGYWPHRLSVFRGRMPVSESLPYQWYNTPNVRVLTISDFEALAPKVGLRVLDRVVMHEGVTVNWGVNWRGSLAVYRVCAV; this is encoded by the coding sequence ATGAACGCGGCTTCCAATCCGAATATCCTCGCGCTGCGTCCGGACTTCCGCGCTATCGCGCGCTGGATCGAACCGAACTCCACCGTGCTCGACGCCGGCTGCGGCGACGGCAGCCTGCTGCGCGTGCTGCAGGACGAACTGGACGTTCAGGCCTACGGCATCGAGATCCGCGATGAAGAGGTACTGGCTTGCGCCCAGAAGGGGGTGCATGTCATCCAGCAGAACCTGGAAGGGGGGCTGGCGCTGTTCGAGGACCAGAGCTTTGACACGGTGATCCTGTCCCAGACGCTGCAGACCATCCACAACACGGCCCAGGTGCTGCGCGACACCCTGCGCGTGGGCCGCGAGTGCATCGTCTCGTTCCCGAACTTCGGCTACTGGCCGCACCGGCTGTCGGTGTTTCGTGGCCGGATGCCGGTGTCCGAGTCGCTGCCGTACCAGTGGTACAACACGCCGAACGTGCGTGTGCTGACGATCAGCGATTTCGAGGCGCTGGCGCCCAAGGTGGGCCTGCGCGTGCTCGACCGCGTGGTGATGCATGAGGGTGTGACGGTGAACTGGGGCGTCAACTGGCGCGGCAGCCTGGCGGTGTACCGAGTCTGCGCGGTCTGA
- a CDS encoding DUF3734 domain-containing protein gives MAVKRRNKEAIQREIGEQGGPPQDSSSPATPERAKRGASARGSVLSEHCGQPVEPGDGPPHEAYAIRALVLQGGGALGSYQAGVYQGLAEGGIHPNWIAGISIGALNAAVIAGNPPETRVAQLRAFWEYICAQPWLPGLPLEMLSDSAPTWPEPMRIWFDSFNAARAIVEGQRGFFSPRAVTDLWAHFEDPTRVSYYDTAPLKSTLERFADFDRINHPKGMRVSVGAVNVHTGNFAYFDNTRTTLRPEHFMASGALPPGFPAIEIDGEYYWDGGLVSNTPLQEVLTAQPRRDALIFQVDLWSARGGLPHNLQDVVERQKDIQYSSRTRAITDYMREQQNYRRMLGEVLALVPQSKRNDPWYQRAADHACDARRNVIQLIYRDKSFEGSAKDYQFGVLTMHEHWASGLEDIRETLKHPKWLAMPGPDHPFVTHDVHRGNGGND, from the coding sequence GTGGCGGTCAAGCGGCGAAACAAGGAAGCGATCCAAAGGGAAATCGGCGAACAGGGTGGTCCGCCGCAGGATTCATCGTCACCGGCCACACCGGAGCGGGCGAAACGCGGCGCCAGTGCGCGTGGCTCGGTGCTCAGCGAGCATTGCGGCCAGCCGGTCGAGCCCGGTGACGGGCCGCCGCACGAGGCCTACGCGATCCGCGCGCTGGTGCTGCAGGGCGGTGGCGCGCTTGGTTCCTATCAGGCCGGCGTCTACCAGGGGCTGGCCGAAGGGGGCATCCATCCCAACTGGATCGCGGGCATCTCGATCGGCGCGCTCAACGCGGCCGTTATCGCCGGCAATCCTCCCGAGACCCGCGTGGCGCAACTGCGCGCGTTCTGGGAATACATCTGTGCCCAGCCGTGGTTGCCCGGGCTGCCGCTGGAGATGCTTAGCGACTCCGCGCCGACATGGCCCGAGCCGATGCGAATCTGGTTCGACAGCTTCAACGCCGCGCGTGCGATCGTGGAGGGACAACGCGGCTTCTTCTCGCCGCGCGCGGTGACCGACCTCTGGGCGCATTTCGAAGATCCCACGCGGGTCAGCTACTACGACACCGCGCCCTTGAAATCCACGCTCGAGCGGTTCGCCGATTTCGACCGGATCAATCATCCGAAGGGGATGCGCGTGTCGGTGGGCGCCGTCAACGTCCACACGGGCAACTTCGCCTACTTCGACAACACGCGCACCACGCTGCGTCCCGAGCATTTCATGGCGTCGGGCGCGCTGCCGCCGGGATTCCCGGCGATCGAGATCGATGGCGAGTACTACTGGGACGGCGGGCTCGTATCGAACACGCCCTTGCAAGAGGTGCTGACCGCCCAGCCGCGACGCGATGCGCTGATTTTCCAGGTGGACCTGTGGAGCGCCCGTGGCGGGCTGCCGCACAATCTGCAGGACGTGGTCGAGCGCCAGAAAGATATCCAGTACTCCAGCCGCACGCGGGCCATCACCGACTACATGCGCGAGCAGCAGAACTATCGCCGGATGCTTGGCGAAGTGCTGGCGCTGGTGCCGCAGTCAAAGCGCAACGACCCGTGGTATCAGCGGGCAGCGGACCATGCCTGCGACGCACGGCGCAACGTGATTCAACTGATCTATCGTGACAAGTCGTTCGAGGGCAGCGCGAAGGATTACCAGTTCGGCGTGCTGACGATGCACGAGCATTGGGCCAGCGGCCTCGAGGACATTCGCGAAACGCTCAAGCACCCGAAGTGGCTGGCCATGCCGGGGCCGGACCACCCGTTCGTTACCCACGACGTGCATCGCGGCAACGGCGGCAACGACTGA
- a CDS encoding muropeptide transporter: MTFQDYLDIFRNRRIGAMLTLGFASGLPLALTSGTLQAWMTVEGLDIKTIGFFSLVGQAYIFKFLWAPLMDRFTPPLLGRRRGWLLVTQLGLVGSIAAMAFCPPHEALWALAALATLVAFLSASQDIVFDAYSTDVLRPSERGAGAAVKVLGYRLAMLVSGGLALYLADRVLGWPHMYLLMAALMSVGLVTLIWAPEPDVPARAPRSLEEAVVGPLRDFFGRQGAWWLLLLIVLYKLGDAFAGSLSTTFLIRGLGFDPGEVGIVNKTLGLAATIIGALFGGSLMVRLGLYRSLMLFGILQGVSNLGYWILSVTPPHLWTMGATIAVENLCGGMGTAAFVALLMTLCNRSFSATQYALLSALASIGRVYVGPTSGYMVEAWGWAPFYLGTVIAAVPGVALLWAMRNTVHRYEAQAREPAEPAVPRPA; the protein is encoded by the coding sequence ATGACTTTTCAAGACTATCTCGACATCTTCCGCAATCGCCGCATCGGGGCCATGCTGACGCTCGGTTTTGCCTCCGGACTCCCCCTGGCGCTGACCTCGGGCACGCTGCAGGCGTGGATGACGGTCGAAGGGCTGGACATCAAGACGATCGGCTTTTTCTCGCTGGTCGGCCAGGCCTATATCTTCAAGTTCCTCTGGGCTCCGCTGATGGACCGCTTCACGCCGCCGCTACTGGGCCGTCGGCGCGGTTGGCTGCTGGTCACGCAGCTCGGGCTGGTGGGCAGCATCGCGGCGATGGCGTTTTGCCCACCCCACGAGGCACTGTGGGCGCTGGCCGCGCTGGCCACACTGGTCGCCTTCCTGTCGGCTTCGCAGGACATCGTGTTCGATGCCTACAGCACCGACGTGCTACGCCCGTCCGAGCGCGGCGCCGGCGCGGCGGTCAAGGTGCTCGGCTACCGGCTGGCGATGCTGGTGTCGGGTGGGCTGGCGCTCTATCTGGCCGATCGCGTGCTGGGGTGGCCACACATGTACCTGCTGATGGCGGCGCTGATGAGCGTTGGGCTGGTCACGCTGATCTGGGCGCCGGAGCCGGACGTCCCGGCGCGCGCGCCGCGCTCGCTGGAAGAAGCGGTAGTCGGTCCGCTGCGCGATTTCTTTGGCCGCCAGGGCGCGTGGTGGCTGCTGCTGCTGATCGTGCTGTACAAGCTCGGCGACGCCTTCGCGGGCAGCCTGTCGACCACGTTCCTGATTCGCGGCCTGGGCTTCGATCCGGGCGAGGTCGGCATCGTCAACAAGACGCTGGGGCTGGCCGCGACGATCATCGGCGCGCTGTTCGGCGGTTCGCTGATGGTGCGCCTGGGCCTGTACCGTTCGCTGATGCTGTTCGGCATCCTGCAGGGCGTGTCGAATCTGGGCTACTGGATCCTGTCCGTCACGCCGCCGCACCTGTGGACGATGGGTGCGACGATCGCCGTCGAAAACCTCTGCGGCGGCATGGGCACCGCGGCCTTCGTGGCGCTGCTGATGACGCTGTGCAACCGGTCATTCTCGGCCACCCAGTACGCGCTGCTATCTGCGCTGGCGTCGATCGGACGCGTCTACGTGGGGCCGACCTCCGGCTACATGGTCGAAGCCTGGGGATGGGCGCCGTTCTACCTTGGCACCGTCATCGCGGCCGTGCCCGGCGTTGCGCTGCTCTGGGCCATGCGCAACACCGTCCACCGCTACGAAGCGCAGGCGCGGGAACCGGCAGAACCTGCGGTGCCGCGCCCGGCGTAA
- the metX gene encoding homoserine O-succinyltransferase MetX: protein MTDVAPPAGVLDVPTDSVGVVTPQRMHFSEPLQLRNGSQIADYDLMVETYGTLNAARTNAVLVCHALNASHHVAGIAADNPRDIGWWDNMVGPGKPLDTNRFFVIGVNNLGSCFGSTGPMSTNPSTGAPYGALFPVVTVEDWVNAQARVADIFGIQQFAAVMGGSLGGMQALAWSLMYPERLRHCIVVASTPKLSAQNIAFNEVARSSILSDPDFHGGNYYAHNVKPKRGLRVARMIGHITYLSDEDMAEKFGRSLKAEDIRFSFDVEFQVESYLRYQGDKFAEYFDANTYLLITRALDYFDPALAHGGDLTRAMAQTQAGFLVVSFTTDWRFAPNRSREIVKALLDNKRPVSYAEIDAPHGHDAFLLDDARYHNLMRAYYDRIAEEIGA from the coding sequence ATGACCGATGTCGCTCCTCCCGCTGGTGTGCTCGACGTGCCGACCGATTCCGTCGGTGTCGTTACGCCCCAGCGCATGCATTTTTCGGAGCCGCTGCAGCTCCGCAACGGCAGCCAGATCGCCGACTACGACCTGATGGTCGAAACCTACGGCACGCTGAACGCCGCGCGGACCAATGCCGTGCTGGTCTGTCACGCGCTCAACGCCTCGCACCACGTCGCCGGCATCGCCGCGGACAATCCGCGCGATATCGGCTGGTGGGACAACATGGTGGGCCCCGGCAAGCCGCTCGACACCAACCGCTTCTTCGTGATCGGCGTGAACAACCTCGGCTCGTGCTTCGGATCGACCGGGCCGATGAGCACCAATCCGTCGACCGGGGCGCCGTATGGCGCGTTGTTCCCGGTGGTGACGGTGGAAGACTGGGTCAACGCGCAGGCGCGCGTGGCCGACATATTCGGCATTCAACAGTTCGCCGCCGTGATGGGCGGCAGCCTGGGCGGCATGCAGGCGCTGGCCTGGAGCCTGATGTATCCGGAGCGGCTGCGCCACTGCATCGTGGTGGCTTCCACGCCGAAACTGTCCGCGCAGAACATCGCGTTCAACGAGGTCGCGCGCAGTTCCATCCTGTCGGACCCGGATTTCCACGGCGGCAACTACTACGCGCACAACGTCAAGCCGAAGCGCGGCCTGCGCGTGGCGCGGATGATCGGCCATATCACCTATCTGTCCGACGAGGACATGGCCGAGAAATTCGGCCGCTCGCTGAAGGCCGAGGACATCCGCTTCTCGTTTGACGTCGAGTTCCAGGTGGAAAGCTACCTGCGTTACCAGGGCGACAAATTCGCCGAGTACTTCGACGCGAATACCTACCTGCTGATCACGCGCGCGCTCGACTACTTCGATCCGGCGCTGGCGCACGGTGGCGACCTGACGCGCGCCATGGCGCAGACGCAGGCCGGCTTCCTGGTCGTCAGTTTCACCACGGACTGGCGCTTTGCGCCGAACCGCAGCCGCGAGATCGTCAAGGCGCTGCTCGACAACAAGCGACCGGTGTCGTACGCGGAGATCGACGCTCCGCACGGCCACGATGCCTTCCTGCTCGACGACGCCCGCTATCACAACCTGATGCGCGCCTACTACGACCGCATCGCAGAGGAGATCGGCGCATGA
- the slmA gene encoding nucleoid occlusion factor SlmA, which yields MTQTISSQAEADTPAGHSPEAAPARKRPRPGERRIQILQTLAGMLEHPRGEKITTAALAAKLSVSEAALYRHFASKAQMFEGLIGFIEQTVFGLINQITTQEEHGLRQAQAIVRMLLSFAEKNPGMTRVLTGEALVGEHERLQERINQMIDRIEASLRQCLKVAVSQAAFPPDADIPLRVALITAAVQGHWHRFVKSGFRKAPTENIDAQLRILLG from the coding sequence ATGACTCAAACCATTTCAAGCCAGGCAGAGGCGGACACGCCCGCTGGCCACTCGCCGGAAGCGGCGCCCGCGCGCAAGCGTCCGCGCCCGGGTGAACGCCGTATCCAGATCCTCCAGACGCTGGCAGGGATGCTCGAACACCCGCGCGGGGAAAAGATCACCACCGCGGCGCTGGCTGCGAAGCTCTCGGTATCCGAGGCCGCGCTGTACCGGCACTTTGCCAGCAAGGCGCAGATGTTCGAAGGCCTGATCGGCTTCATCGAGCAGACCGTCTTCGGCCTGATCAACCAGATCACCACGCAGGAAGAGCATGGGCTGCGCCAGGCGCAGGCGATCGTGCGCATGCTGCTGTCGTTCGCCGAGAAGAACCCCGGCATGACGCGTGTGCTGACTGGCGAGGCGCTCGTCGGCGAACACGAGCGCTTGCAGGAGCGCATCAACCAGATGATCGACCGTATCGAGGCGTCGCTGCGTCAGTGTCTGAAGGTGGCCGTCAGTCAGGCGGCGTTTCCGCCCGATGCCGATATTCCGTTGCGCGTGGCGCTGATCACGGCGGCCGTGCAGGGGCACTGGCATCGCTTCGTGAAGAGCGGTTTCCGCAAGGCGCCGACCGAGAATATCGATGCGCAACTGCGCATCCTGCTGGGCTGA
- a CDS encoding pyrimidine 5'-nucleotidase, translating into MFIRQPTQRRGVERARLHSSHRPRRHLVRGVAGNTSGDTVWLFDLDNTLHDASHAIFPAINRLMTAYVARVLGCDDATASRVRVDYWQRYGATLLGMVRHHQVDPADFLRAAHDFPELADMVRVRRGLVAALRQLPGRKILVTNAPRNYARSVMAIAGIDRCFERVVAIEDMWVHGHLRPKPDRRMMLRLLAQIGVAPHRAVLVEDTLSHLKHYAGSGIRRAWVTGYLRTIAPSRPHVVVPAQDASVPGAARDAVTRSTLAAEDRQRVAHLAQERSVTLVAAESQDPTRAATTPQSQPDHLPRMRARVTNRPGYVDIKVQSMHQLLRRMWRTGS; encoded by the coding sequence GTGTTCATTCGTCAGCCCACCCAGCGTCGCGGCGTAGAACGCGCTCGCCTGCATTCCTCCCACCGGCCGCGGCGCCATCTGGTCCGCGGCGTGGCCGGCAACACGTCTGGCGACACCGTCTGGCTGTTCGATCTCGACAACACGCTGCACGATGCCTCGCACGCCATCTTTCCGGCGATCAACCGACTGATGACGGCCTACGTGGCGCGTGTGCTCGGCTGCGACGACGCTACGGCCAGCCGGGTGCGCGTCGACTACTGGCAGCGCTACGGCGCCACGCTGCTCGGCATGGTCCGCCACCATCAGGTCGATCCGGCGGACTTCCTGCGCGCCGCGCATGATTTCCCCGAGCTGGCGGACATGGTGCGCGTGCGACGAGGTCTGGTGGCCGCACTGCGCCAGTTGCCGGGGCGGAAGATCCTGGTCACGAACGCACCGCGCAACTACGCGCGCAGCGTGATGGCGATCGCTGGCATCGATCGATGTTTCGAGCGGGTCGTGGCCATCGAGGACATGTGGGTGCACGGACACCTGCGTCCGAAACCGGACCGCCGCATGATGCTGCGATTGCTGGCGCAGATCGGCGTGGCGCCGCACCGGGCGGTACTGGTGGAAGACACGCTGTCGCACCTCAAGCACTATGCGGGGTCGGGTATCCGCAGGGCCTGGGTGACCGGCTACCTGCGCACGATCGCGCCGTCACGGCCGCACGTGGTGGTGCCGGCTCAGGACGCCAGCGTGCCCGGCGCGGCGCGTGACGCGGTCACTCGCTCGACGCTGGCTGCCGAAGACCGCCAGCGCGTGGCGCATCTGGCGCAGGAACGGTCGGTGACGCTGGTGGCGGCCGAGAGCCAGGACCCCACCCGTGCGGCAACCACGCCACAGTCGCAGCCCGATCATTTGCCGCGTATGCGGGCACGCGTGACGAATCGGCCCGGCTATGTGGACATAAAAGTACAATCGATGCATCAACTCCTACGACGAATGTGGAGAACCGGGTCATGA
- the pyrE gene encoding orotate phosphoribosyltransferase — MTQQTTPDDLSQSFIRFALDAGVLSFGEFVTKAGRKSPYFFNAGLFNQGAMLGQVAQFYAKTLLESGVQFDVLFGPAYKGITLASATAVALAGMGRDVGFSYNRKEAKDHGEGGTLVGAKLQGKVVIIDDVISAGTSVRESMQLIRAAGAEPAAVLIALDRMEKSGTADNIGTHSAVQDVQREYGIPVIAIATLKDLLAYLDASKDPSLGNSREAVAAYRQKYGV, encoded by the coding sequence ATGACGCAGCAGACGACGCCGGACGACCTTAGCCAGTCCTTCATCCGCTTTGCACTGGACGCGGGCGTGCTGTCCTTCGGCGAGTTCGTGACCAAGGCTGGCCGCAAGTCGCCGTACTTCTTCAACGCCGGTTTGTTCAACCAGGGCGCGATGCTGGGCCAGGTGGCGCAATTCTACGCGAAGACCCTGCTGGAATCGGGCGTGCAGTTCGACGTGCTGTTCGGGCCGGCCTACAAGGGCATCACCCTGGCCTCCGCCACGGCGGTGGCGCTGGCCGGTATGGGGCGTGACGTCGGCTTCTCCTACAACCGCAAGGAAGCGAAGGACCATGGCGAAGGCGGCACACTGGTCGGCGCCAAGCTTCAGGGCAAGGTCGTGATCATTGACGACGTGATCTCCGCCGGTACCTCGGTGCGCGAGTCGATGCAACTGATTCGCGCCGCGGGCGCCGAGCCTGCCGCCGTGCTGATCGCGCTGGACCGCATGGAAAAGAGCGGCACGGCCGACAACATCGGCACGCATTCGGCGGTGCAGGATGTGCAGCGCGAGTACGGCATTCCGGTGATCGCGATCGCCACGCTCAAGGACCTGCTGGCGTATCTGGATGCGTCGAAAGACCCGTCGCTCGGGAACTCCCGGGAGGCTGTGGCAGCCTATCGTCAGAAGTACGGCGTCTGA
- the argC gene encoding N-acetyl-gamma-glutamyl-phosphate reductase — protein sequence MVFKVFVDGQEGTTGLRLLDYLSGRTDVELLRIADDKRKDPQERARFLNASDVSFLCLPDVASREAVSLVTNPDTCVIDASTAFRTADNWAYGLPELTRGQREKVRSSKRIAVPGCHASAFVLAVRPLVEAGLMPADYPASAFSLTGYSGGGKSMIAEFEAGGNPKLMSPRPYALGLAHKHLPEMRVQTGLSQAPIFNPIVGNFLKGLAVTVPVYPGLLSRKADAEAILDIYRKHYEGEQFVRVHPFNSDANLDNGFFDVQANNDTNRVDLFVFGNEERLNLVARLDNLGKGAAGAAVQCMNVHIGADEATGLVA from the coding sequence ATGGTTTTCAAAGTGTTCGTCGATGGTCAGGAAGGCACCACCGGTCTCCGGCTGCTTGACTATCTCTCGGGTCGCACCGATGTGGAACTGCTGCGCATTGCCGATGACAAGCGCAAGGACCCGCAGGAGCGAGCACGATTCCTGAACGCCTCGGACGTCTCTTTCCTGTGCCTGCCGGACGTGGCCTCGCGCGAGGCCGTGTCGCTGGTGACCAACCCCGACACCTGCGTGATCGACGCCAGCACGGCGTTCCGCACGGCTGACAACTGGGCCTACGGCCTGCCGGAACTGACCCGTGGCCAGCGCGAGAAGGTGCGCAGCAGCAAGCGCATCGCCGTGCCGGGCTGCCACGCCAGCGCGTTCGTGCTGGCCGTGCGTCCGCTGGTGGAAGCCGGCCTGATGCCTGCCGACTATCCGGCTTCGGCGTTCTCGCTGACCGGTTACAGCGGCGGCGGCAAGTCGATGATCGCGGAGTTCGAAGCCGGCGGAAATCCGAAGCTGATGAGCCCGCGTCCGTACGCGCTGGGTCTGGCGCACAAGCACCTGCCGGAAATGCGTGTGCAGACCGGCCTGTCGCAGGCGCCGATCTTCAACCCGATCGTCGGCAACTTCCTGAAGGGTCTGGCCGTGACGGTGCCGGTGTATCCGGGGCTGCTGTCGCGCAAGGCCGATGCGGAAGCCATCCTCGACATCTACCGCAAGCACTATGAAGGCGAGCAGTTCGTGCGCGTCCATCCGTTCAACAGCGACGCCAATCTGGACAACGGCTTCTTCGACGTCCAGGCGAACAACGACACCAACCGCGTGGACCTGTTCGTCTTCGGCAACGAAGAACGCCTGAACCTGGTGGCGCGCCTGGACAACCTCGGCAAGGGTGCGGCCGGTGCGGCCGTGCAATGCATGAACGTCCATATCGGCGCCGACGAAGCCACGGGGCTCGTTGCCTGA
- a CDS encoding M48 family metallopeptidase, with product MSDTSCRLRQQAVAAAFVLAAALGAAHPLPARAQGVAVVSAPDDGVRVDRRYSKVRDIVPMEVIDQQAAREYEQVKQEAIAKHTLVDEDDPQVKRLREIGIRLLPQTVLWNPRAGRWAWEINLIRSKQVNAFCMPGGKMAVYSGLLDELNLTDDEVAMVMGHEISHALEEHARQRAAQAEISNLGANVVSQLTGFGNLGNMDIGSNAKMLSLRFSRQEETEADLIGMDIAARAGYDPRAAITLWQKMGAVLKAGDEFTSTHPSGRSRIAVLQAHMNEVLPLYAKAMNMPMEKLPPYKANMADLHDAPVDAGDEDLQHPLKK from the coding sequence GTGTCCGACACATCGTGCCGGTTGCGCCAGCAGGCCGTGGCCGCAGCCTTCGTACTGGCTGCCGCGCTGGGCGCCGCGCATCCGCTTCCCGCGCGGGCGCAGGGAGTTGCCGTGGTTTCCGCGCCCGACGATGGCGTGCGGGTTGATCGCCGCTATTCGAAGGTGCGGGACATCGTGCCGATGGAGGTGATCGACCAGCAGGCGGCGCGCGAGTACGAACAGGTCAAGCAGGAAGCGATCGCCAAGCACACGCTGGTCGACGAAGACGATCCGCAGGTGAAGCGCCTGCGCGAGATCGGCATCCGGCTGCTGCCGCAGACCGTGCTCTGGAATCCGCGCGCCGGGCGCTGGGCCTGGGAAATCAACCTGATCCGGTCCAAGCAGGTCAACGCCTTCTGCATGCCGGGTGGCAAGATGGCCGTCTATTCCGGCCTGCTCGATGAGCTCAATCTGACCGACGACGAAGTGGCCATGGTCATGGGCCACGAGATCTCGCACGCATTGGAAGAACACGCCCGCCAGCGCGCGGCGCAGGCCGAGATCTCGAACCTGGGCGCAAACGTGGTGTCGCAACTGACCGGCTTCGGCAACCTTGGCAATATGGATATCGGCTCCAATGCCAAGATGCTGTCGCTGCGCTTTTCGCGTCAGGAAGAGACCGAAGCCGACCTGATCGGCATGGATATCGCCGCGCGCGCCGGGTATGACCCCCGCGCGGCCATCACGCTTTGGCAGAAGATGGGCGCAGTGCTCAAGGCCGGCGACGAGTTCACCTCGACCCATCCGTCCGGCCGCAGCCGGATCGCCGTGCTTCAGGCGCATATGAATGAAGTGCTGCCGCTCTATGCCAAGGCCATGAATATGCCGATGGAAAAGCTGCCGCCTTACAAGGCCAATATGGCTGACCTGCACGACGCGCCGGTCGACGCGGGTGACGAGGATCTCCAGCATCCGCTGAAAAAGTAG
- a CDS encoding acyl-CoA thioesterase, giving the protein MTQAPLHPLDQALKLEPAGEHRYVGHTSQAYWNMIGPFGGATAAVMLQAALVHPERLGDPIALTVNFAGPIGEGDFEVEARPSRTNRSTQHWHLELRQNGEVTTTGSAVFAVRRQTWNSGEAVMPQVPAAESLPVMSGFAPVKWLGSYDIRAVRGAKPTTAPGTENPDSLSQFWIRDEPARTPDYASMAAWCDAFYPRIFLKRAGFVPAGTVSLTTYFHADAATLAAVGDSHVLGCAQARVFRQGFFDQSAEIWSASGELLATSHQIVYYKE; this is encoded by the coding sequence ATGACGCAAGCGCCCCTGCATCCACTCGATCAAGCACTGAAGCTCGAACCCGCTGGCGAACATCGCTATGTGGGCCATACCAGCCAGGCTTACTGGAACATGATCGGCCCGTTCGGCGGAGCCACCGCGGCCGTGATGCTGCAGGCCGCCCTGGTGCACCCAGAGCGCCTGGGCGACCCGATTGCGCTCACCGTCAACTTTGCGGGGCCGATTGGGGAGGGTGACTTCGAGGTCGAGGCGCGGCCGTCGCGCACCAATCGCTCGACCCAGCACTGGCATCTGGAACTGCGTCAGAACGGCGAGGTGACGACCACCGGCAGCGCCGTGTTTGCCGTGCGTCGCCAAACCTGGAATTCGGGCGAGGCCGTGATGCCGCAGGTGCCCGCCGCCGAATCGCTGCCGGTCATGAGCGGTTTCGCGCCGGTGAAGTGGCTGGGCAGCTATGACATTCGGGCAGTCCGCGGCGCCAAGCCGACCACGGCCCCCGGGACCGAGAACCCCGACAGCCTGTCCCAGTTCTGGATTCGGGACGAACCGGCACGCACGCCCGACTATGCGTCGATGGCGGCATGGTGCGACGCGTTCTATCCGCGCATCTTCCTCAAGCGCGCGGGCTTCGTGCCGGCGGGCACGGTATCCCTGACCACATATTTCCATGCCGATGCCGCCACGCTGGCGGCAGTTGGCGACAGCCATGTGCTGGGCTGCGCGCAGGCGCGCGTGTTCCGCCAGGGCTTCTTCGACCAGAGCGCGGAGATCTGGAGCGCGAGCGGCGAGTTGCTCGCTACCTCGCACCAGATCGTCTACTACAAGGAATAA